Below is a genomic region from Pseudomonas berkeleyensis.
TTGAGTTGAATGCTTCAAGGTCAATCATCCGTTGTCTTTATCTGCCAGCTGGCCTAATCGATCCGGAGTTCCAAACTGCCAACTAGATGACAGATTTTTTTCACTCGGCCCCTTAATCTTTTGAAACTTTCCGCCGCCCTTGTCAGTCAATACGGCGGTGACTGAGTGCGTGCTTCATATAGTTGCAATGGATCACGCCGCGAACGTTAACAAGCGCACAGAATTCCGCCGAATTACTTAGCGTTAATTGCTATCAATGCTAGCCAGCCGCTATCAAAAACAGCATTTGATATCTATTGATTTAATTTCCCGCCCCCTCGCCCCCTAGACTCCCCCTCGTCATCACTGGCCTGCAGCGCTGTGCCGGGATGCTTCTTGGCGCCATGGCCGTCTTCTCTCACAGCGGCCCGTCGGCATCTTTCAAGTCGTCTGCAACGTCCGCCGCCTCCACTGTGGCGCCCGTGCAGTTACAACCAGGAATACAGCCCACAACATGACTGGCATTAAAAAAGTCCATCATGGCGTGCCCGCCGACAGTCTGACCCGGTTGAAACCGCAGAAACTTGGCCGGCATTACCACAAGATTCCGCACTACATTCGCGAGCTCTCCAACAAGTACCCGCGGATCATCAGCGACTACTTTCTGCGCAACTACCGAATCAATCTCGAGTTGCTCAAGGTCGATGTACACGAACAGGTGCAGCAGGAAGCCGAATGCGTCTATCGCTCGCCATTCGGCAAGGTCGGTTTTTCCATGGATCGCTCGCTGCTGACCGAAGCACTCGAGTGCTACTACGGCGGCACTTGCCTGCCGAACCACGAAGCGCCACCGATCAGCACCTCAGAACAGCGCATGCGCAACCGCCTGGGAGTGGACGTCACTCAGCTGTTCGCCCGCTCGATTCTCGCCGGCAGCACCTTCGGCAAGCTGGAACCGCACGACAACGCCTATGACGAGGCGGTCTGGGAATACGTGGCCGAATTCCATTTCACCAGTCACATCACCGGTAGCCAGGCCTCGATCTTCATCTACCTGGATACGCAACTGGTCGATGAGCTGACCAGCCGCCTGACCAGCCCACCGCCCAGCGCGCCAGTCGGCAGTTCGCTGAATCAGATCCGCCAGCTTCCGGTGCGCCTGGACTGTGTGGTCGCCAGTCTGCAGATGCCGCTGTCGCAGGTGCTCGCCCTGCGTCCCGGCGACATCCTCAGCATGCGCCTGACGGAGCGCTGCGACGTGCAGATCAACCAGCAGAAGCTGTTTCGCGGCGTCATCTTCGAAGAAGAAGGCTCCCTGTTTCTGACATCTCTAGAGAGCGTGAAGACCCCATGAGCAGCTCCATTTCCGATAACGATTTCGACAGCCTGATCAACGATGCCGGTCTTTCCAGCGATGAACCGCTGAACGAGTCGGTGATCAGCGAAGCGCCCATGGCGCAACCGCATCAGGATCTGAGCTTCTTCGGCAAGATTCCGGTCAACGTCACCCTGGAAGTCGCCTCCACCGAGATATCCCTCAAGGAGCTGATGGACGTCGACTCCGGCAGCGTGATCGTGCTCGACAAGCTGGCCGGCGAGCCGCTGGACGTGAAGGTCAACGGTGCCCTGTTCGCCAAGGCCGAGGTGGTGGTGATGAACGGCAACTACGGCCTGCGCATCGTCGAGCTGTCCGGCACCGGTCTCAGCGGAATCGGCGCATGACCCTGCGCCGTCTGCTGCACACGGCCCTGCTGCTGGCGGCGCTGTGCTGTCCGCTGCTGGCCCAGGCGGCTGGCGGCGACATCACCCTGTTCAACTTCAACGACACCGAAGACGGCCAGACCCTCAGCGTCAAACTGCAGATTCTGCTGATGATGACCCTGCTGGGCTTTCTCCCGGCCATGTTGATGATGATGACCTGCTTCACCCGCTTCATTATCGTCCTGGCCATCCTGCGCCAGGCCATCGGCCTGCAGCAGAGCCCACCCAACCCGATCCTCATCGGCATTGCCCTGTGTCTCACCCTGCTGGTGATGCGCCCGGTCTGGCAAGAGGTCTACACCCAGGCCTACGTGCCGTTCGAAGCCGATCAGATCAGCCTCGAACAGGGCCTCGGCGAGGGTAAGCGCATCATCAGCCAGTTCATGCTCGCGCAGACCAGCAAGAACTCGCTGGAGACCATGGTCACCCTGGCCGGCGAGGAGCTGCCCGACGATCTGGCCAAGCTGGACTTCTCCCTGCTGCTGCCTGCCTTCGTGCTCAGTGAATTGAAGACCGCCTTCCAGCTCGGTTTCATGATCTTCGTGCCGTTCTTGGTGATCGACCTGGTGGTGGCCAGCGTGCTGATGGCGATGGGCATGATGATGCTGTCGCCGATGATGATCTCGCTGCCGTTCAAGCTGATGGTGTTCGTGCTGGTGGACGGCTGGACACTGCTGGTCGGCACCCTCACCACCAGTATCCAGCCGTATTAGCGAGGCCTTCGCGATGCTCACGCCCGAACACGCCGCCGAGCTGGTGGCCCATGCTGTCTACGTCACCGGCATCATCGTTTGCGTGCTGGTGGTGCCGAGCCTGCTCGGCGGCTTGCTGGTGAGCATCTTCCAGGCCGCCACGCAGATCAACGAGCAGATGCTCAGCTTCCTGCCGCGCCTGCTGATCACCCTGGGCATGCTGATCTTCGCCGGCCACTGGATTCTGCGCACGCTCAGCGACCTGTTCATCGAGACCTTCCGGCAGGCCGGGCACCTGGTGGGTTGACCCTATGCCCGAGCCGCTGTTCGACGCCACCCGCTACCTTGCCAGCCTGCAGGTCTACTGGTGGCCGTTCTGTCGCATCCTCGCACTGTTCAGCATGGCGCCACTGTTCAACCATCGCGCGGTGTCGGTGCGGGTGCGCATCCTGCTCGCCCTGGCGCTGACCATCGCCCTCGGTGCAGCCCTGCCGGACATGCCGGAGATCGATCCACTGTCGCTCAAGGGCCTGCTCACCGCGCTCGAACAGGTGGCCTTCGGCGTACTGCTGGGGCTCACCCTGCAGTTGGTGTTCACCATTTTCATGCTGGTCGGCGAGGTGATCTCGACGCAGATGGGCATGAGCATGGCGCGCTACAACGACCCGGTGAACGGCGTGTCATCGTCATCCATTCTCTACCAGCTGTATTTCATCCTGCTGGTGCTGATGTTCTTCGCCATCGACGGCCATCTGGTCACCGTCAGCGTGCTGTATCAGAGCT
It encodes:
- a CDS encoding FliM/FliN family flagellar motor switch protein gives rise to the protein MTGIKKVHHGVPADSLTRLKPQKLGRHYHKIPHYIRELSNKYPRIISDYFLRNYRINLELLKVDVHEQVQQEAECVYRSPFGKVGFSMDRSLLTEALECYYGGTCLPNHEAPPISTSEQRMRNRLGVDVTQLFARSILAGSTFGKLEPHDNAYDEAVWEYVAEFHFTSHITGSQASIFIYLDTQLVDELTSRLTSPPPSAPVGSSLNQIRQLPVRLDCVVASLQMPLSQVLALRPGDILSMRLTERCDVQINQQKLFRGVIFEEEGSLFLTSLESVKTP
- the fliN gene encoding flagellar motor switch protein FliN: MSSSISDNDFDSLINDAGLSSDEPLNESVISEAPMAQPHQDLSFFGKIPVNVTLEVASTEISLKELMDVDSGSVIVLDKLAGEPLDVKVNGALFAKAEVVVMNGNYGLRIVELSGTGLSGIGA
- the fliP gene encoding flagellar type III secretion system pore protein FliP (The bacterial flagellar biogenesis protein FliP forms a type III secretion system (T3SS)-type pore required for flagellar assembly.), whose product is MTLRRLLHTALLLAALCCPLLAQAAGGDITLFNFNDTEDGQTLSVKLQILLMMTLLGFLPAMLMMMTCFTRFIIVLAILRQAIGLQQSPPNPILIGIALCLTLLVMRPVWQEVYTQAYVPFEADQISLEQGLGEGKRIISQFMLAQTSKNSLETMVTLAGEELPDDLAKLDFSLLLPAFVLSELKTAFQLGFMIFVPFLVIDLVVASVLMAMGMMMLSPMMISLPFKLMVFVLVDGWTLLVGTLTTSIQPY
- a CDS encoding flagellar biosynthetic protein FliQ, with product MLTPEHAAELVAHAVYVTGIIVCVLVVPSLLGGLLVSIFQAATQINEQMLSFLPRLLITLGMLIFAGHWILRTLSDLFIETFRQAGHLVG
- the fliR gene encoding flagellar biosynthetic protein FliR; protein product: MPEPLFDATRYLASLQVYWWPFCRILALFSMAPLFNHRAVSVRVRILLALALTIALGAALPDMPEIDPLSLKGLLTALEQVAFGVLLGLTLQLVFTIFMLVGEVISTQMGMSMARYNDPVNGVSSSSILYQLYFILLVLMFFAIDGHLVTVSVLYQSFLFWPVGSGLHYVGAESFVHAFAWVLAAAVLVTLPVVFCLTLVQFCFGLLNRISPAMNLFSLGFPISILMGLLCVYLTLPDLPESYLRLTRDLLNGIGVILREGQNV